From the Lolium rigidum isolate FL_2022 chromosome 2, APGP_CSIRO_Lrig_0.1, whole genome shotgun sequence genome, one window contains:
- the LOC124690465 gene encoding QWRF motif-containing protein 7-like, giving the protein MDRTPLHPMASPQCVPRSTSSASRAAPAFSTANFVRSLRKAASFGYRKTGAAGVVDAVGATRRHGAGATVMSSPCRSSPEPGYATRRSRGTGEPEDAGRRSGVPGKMTTTPSSREGARKEDAAQRARVLAARLLQWRFTNARLEKSMARATSAAQKKLFYVCLRVAELRNIHAAKMIVAQRWRQKVKLGRILRTHQLPLLGTWEPVGELHAGAVGKFGRVLSAAAASLPLTDGAQVRLELLHETMLACVRAMDEIEANAAMFYATGGVTSSAAGELARTIRQEIAGLEEAMRLSRIVTTFLVQEVSLRADLIQAKPKID; this is encoded by the exons ATGGACAGAACCCCGCTCCACCCAATGGCGTCCCCTCAGTGCGTTCCTCGCAGCACCAGCTCGgcgtcccgggccgcgccggccttctCCACCGCCAACTTCGTGCGCTCCCTCCGCAAGGCGGCATCCTTCGGCTACAGGAAGACCGGCGCCGCCGGTGTCGTCGACGCCGTGGGCGCCACGCGACGACACGGCGCGGGTGCCACAGTGATGTCATCCCCATGCAGGTCATCTCCTGAGCCGGGCTACGCTACGAGGCGGAGCCGGGGCACTGGGGAGCCGGAGGACGCCGGGAGAAGATCGGGCGTGCCGGGGAAGATGACGACTACGCCTAGCAGCAGGGAGGGGGCGCGGAAGGAGGACGCGGCGCAGCGGGCGCGCGTGCTTGCCGCGAGGCTCCTGCAGTGGCGGTTCACGAACGCCCGACTGGAGAAGTCCATGGCCCGCGCCACCTCCGCCGCCCAG AAGAAGCTGTTCTACGTGTGCCTGCGCGTGGCTGAGCTGCGCAACATCCACGCGGCCAAGATGATCGTGGCGCAGCGGTGGCGGCAGAAGGTTAAGCTTGGAAGGATCCTGCGCACGCATCAGCTCCCCCTCCTCGGGACATGGGAGCCCGTCGGGGAGTTGCACGCTGGCGCCGTCGGAAAAT TCGGCCGCGTCCTTTCCGCCGCAGCCGCCTCCCTCCCCTTAACCGACGGAGCCCAA GTCAGGCTGGAGCTGTTGCACGAAACCATGCTCGCTTGCGTACGCGCCATGGATGAGATCGAAGCCAATGCCGCCATGTTCTATGCTACG GGTGGCGTGACGAGcagcgccgccggcgagctcgcGAGAACAATCCGGCAAGAGATCGCGGGGCTTGAGGAGGCCATGCGCCTCTCCAGGATCGTAACTACCTTCCTG GTTCAGGAAGTGAGCCTTCGAGCAGATTTAATACAAGCAAAGCCCAAGATTGACTAG
- the LOC124690464 gene encoding uncharacterized protein LOC124690464, with the protein MSSAGSDHGAIAVCCMCGDHAMPQELFRCKLCRLRLQHRHCSELYPRAATYQQCNWCLREDGGGGSPSPARQTTTAAKKRMMTSSEGNGSDENKRRRSCGGCSRSAFCTEPDKPVKMPPKARHERAVQPTREVEMAAKGRKPQAAAGKGRFKVKVRRYKLLAEVISC; encoded by the exons ATGTCGTCTGCCGGCTCCGACCATGGCGCCATCGCCGTGTGCTGCATGTGTGGCGACCACGCCATGCCGCAGGAGCTGTTCCGCTGCAAGCTCTGCCGCCTCCGATTGCAGCACAG ACACTGCAGCGAGCTCTACCCGAGAGCGGCCACGTACCAGCAGTGCAACTGGTGTCTTAGGGAGGACGGAGGAGGaggctcgccgtcgccggcgaggcagacgacgacggcagcgaagaagaggatgatgacatcGTCGGAAGGGAATGGTTCCGACGAGAATAAAAGAAGGCGCTCCTGTGGTGGGTGCTCGAGGTCCGCCTTCTGCACTGAGCCTGACAAACCGGTCAAGATGCCGCCCAAGGCTCGCCACGAGAGGGCGGTGCAGCCGACGCgggaggtggagatggcggcgaagGGTAGGAAGCCACAGGCCGCAGCGGGGAAGGGGCGATTTAAGGTGAAGGTGAGACGGTACAAGCTGCTGGCTGAGGTGATCAGCTGCTAA